Below is a window of Humulus lupulus chromosome 2, drHumLupu1.1, whole genome shotgun sequence DNA.
taatcacgtttaacgatcgtctcatgtcggaatactcgaaccaatccacattataatgtggtctcacaatatgtCATTATCAcacaacaaatattcaattataccctcaacgggccaaattaccataatacccctgtaaacaaatgtggactcacaaacatgcgtttaacatcatatgataatataattctcataaacacgcataaacacatttaatggcataattaaacagttatggccctcccgacctactaatccagccattaaccataatagggaatccggggcattacagtaatgtgcattctcactatttcgtgCATGCTCGATGAAGGCTCGATGCAGGCTCAATGGTCATGTTTTTCAACAtcgttaaaataccatttcctaccatctgtTTTTCAGCTAactgtatttgtgtttttttatttcaggttctactgtttacgtatttgtttcttacaacggtgtttgggaaatgcatggtaggaaatggtattttaaggatgttgaaggtgaagtgataccagtagagaatgatgtcacttacttgcaactacttgacatattgcacgagacatttcaggtggatagagaggtgtatgaattgaaactcgaggtgccatacgtatgcggcgagcaaccatttgcaccggttcaattgaagaatgatcgtcaagttcgtgtattcttaggaataagcttgaaagaacaggtagtcttatgtgtgactccagttaagaagaatgtcatatcagatccttctcctagtgtgaacaaaaaagacacgaccagtgtcgatccatctcctgtaggtagcagttacaagcatcttagcgaggtgggtacttttgttccagttactgatccgatggctactattcagcttgatataccacaaggaggtcccacaggtgtgcttgaggcatatgagtacgatcactatgtgaatgatgatccagttggtaattgctttgaagataatgatgatggttccgaggatgactcgtattatagtgcagatgtttcaaatgaggagttagacatttcccaagcccaacaagtagaagaagagtcatgactgcctcttgcacaggcacacctcccaactcaaggatgccgagcacctgctcgaagcagtaatcaacctgctaggacagaagataacactgggtggagggagacaattgtatcaagagaatatcacaccagatggagtgccgcaatgtttacaaaagaagatattgaggcatctgctaaaacccattcctcatcatctggtggaccaatgggagaaatatatgttgggaagacttttgaggacaagattgatttaaaaaccaaagctgctctatttgcaatgaagaataactttgagtatatggtgaaaaagtctggtactgacgtgtggtatatcacatgcaaagatcctgactgttgttggagactgagagggaaaaaacaaccaatgtcccccatgtttgagatcacggtatacaagagcgcacacacatgctcactagaagtgcgaTAAAAAGGTCATCGTCAAGCTGCACTGTGGGTCATTGGACACTTCATAAAGAACAAATACACAGTTGATGGGACCagttacatggcaaacaacataaaggaggatatgaagaaatttttggtattgatatgagttatgaaaaggcatggagatgtagagagaaggcacttaGGTATGTTAGGGGGGCATATGAGGATTCGTATTGCAAGTTTccatcctacttgcacatgttgcagcaaaagaatacaggtacaattactgattttgtcactgaagatggtcgtttcctatattgcttcttcgcccttggagtttgtaggagaggattcagattttgtcgtcttgtgatatgtgtggatggcacgttcttgaagaataagtacggtggccacatgctaTGTGTCGTTGCTTTGGATGTgaatagtcatttatatccaattgcgtttgggttggtggatagtgagaatcacaactcgtggaaatatttcatgacgaagttgaaggaagccattggggacGTTGATGACTTGGCTTTCGTGTTAGATAGACATGCGAgtattattcatgctctagaggTTGTCTTTgctgatgcctaccacggcgcatgctaccattacatcagtatgaatgtgaaagcCAAGTTCAAGACTAATCACTGTCACAGTGAGATGTAGGCAGCAgcctatgcatggaagaagatcgaatttctaaagcattttgaaaatattaagcgaatggatcctcctatagctgcctatttggagggaattggtttcgataagtggtctcgtcctttctttcctggaaaacgatacaatataatgacaagcaactacgctgaaagcttcaacaacaagaccaaggatgcaagGACCTTTCCAGTTCAATTTTTTTAGAATTCATTCGGTTCACACTACAGTCTTGGTTTTCTGAACGACGTAGTGTGAcagagaagactaccaccaaattatccaccctaatggaggcagatgtatcgaacaatgctgacaaaggaaggttcatgaatgtctatgcccttggtcaattcgagtttcatgtaactggtgcagacagcaatgctgaggtgaatttgatgacgaaatcatgctcatgtggggtattccagctcataggcacaccttgtccccatgcagctgcagcagttatagagcgtggagtgaacctttactctttgtgttcaccgttttacaccattgagtcatggaggaattcgtacaaagaaaccatttacccaactgggaacgaggatgactggatacttccagaggacattaagaatatggtagttggtgtacccatagagaaacaacaagttggtcgcccaaaaaagccaaagctaggaagaccaaggacaaaCTGTTGGCCATCTGGCAGGGAAAAACCAGTTACAATGCATAAGTGCAGTAGATGTGATGGTCGTGGCCACAACAAGTCCTCATGCAAAGCTcggctttgagtttattttttgttgtattttatttaaacttgaagttgaaggttatttttcgttttctttttttattgtcgTTAATGAATTTTGGTTGTTAATTGTCGTTAATAAAAAGATGCTCAactcaaaaaaatttcttaataatctagattttaagcaaataaatataacaagagaatgttcaatgtctaacattctgataccataagtcaACTGTCCATTTGTTTCTGAACAACTCCATGTTGTCATCGCAAATCGTGTCaagtggtagcctacccaataagtgttcgatgtgcttgatggcgtacacaccacaatctccactgtaaccaaaacataaattgcattagtaacaaaatcaacatagaatttaatttaaaaaacttgaataaaaactagacttttgattacctgactttggtttggggtactgaATCAATTGGCATGCGGTGCACATTGAActctttgcatcttttagctcCAGGTGGAATCGTCAATCGAGGGTCATCCTTGAAAAGTTGTGACTGCAATAACAACgatgggaacaaagtagaccatAACTTCATAAACGATTGCAGCTGTTTATCACTTATCACAATCACGTCCGaatcataaacattcagaatCCAAGTAGAAATGGAGGCTTTAACTGCAAAACAATGCGCTTGaaggtagttctggcaccaatatacagtgtCTACTCCCTTTCACGATGCCAGAAATTGATTGTCAATTCCCGTAATCATTGATATCACATCTGAATCCCACAAAAACATTTTCTTATCCGCTTCCTTGGCATTCTGATATGCATCATAACGGGCCGGCATcacttgtgagaacataatattcatcacaacaGCATCTTGCCGATACGCCCCAGGATAGAACTGTCGACGCCTACGTAGCATATGCttggccgcatcaatatgctgcaaaaatgaTAGGAAAGCAATTAATCAGCTTATcgaaacccctatcgaacccatatcaaacccccatcgagcatgcatcgaacccccatcgagcatgcatcgaaccccccatcgagcatgcatcgagtcctcatcgagcatcgaacctaaacttggaacccttaacggcttaacctatcgaacccttatcgagcatgcatcgaaccactgTCGAACCCCcgtcgaaccaccatcgagcaaccttaCCAGACCCACAAAAATCCCAGACTTCACTCTCAACATACCCACACTaatccatacccaaaacaaaCCAGATTCAAACACAAGTCTACAACACACACAAACAATCCCACACTAATCCATACACacaaacaatcctaaaatatatcACTACAAACACAAATTCAATGTAATAAGCTTACCTTTGTTTTGGGTATGGAGAAACTCGAACCGTGGATACCCAAAATGACGGACGGACGGCGAGAGGCGAGAGGCCGTGGGTTTTGGATGACGGATGGACGGCGAGAGGTGAAAGGCGAGACGATGGGCAGCAGCGCGGGGTTTCGACGAGAGACGGGGGCTACGACGGGGGGCAGCGCGACTTCGACGGGGGTTGCGACGGGGACTCGATGGTATGGGTCTGGTTAGTTGAACGGTCGGGGGAGAGCTTGAACAGATAgtttgagagagagaaggagaatcaAAATGGGGATTGGGGGGAATTGTGACAGGGGCATTTTGGGTACTAGCAATActtttggcattattttgtaatgttaaaaatgtctagcattattttgtattacaccacactattaagcataaaaagtcaaatttcccaaaATAAATATGCAGTTTTTGGTATTTACCCCACTACATTTTTCTTTTGGGACAAAATTTGCCACACCGGATTTTTTTTATCCAAAAAAACGAGCGAATTGTTTTTTACAATCCTAACCTTCTATCCTTTGTTCATATTAGGGGCATAATAGGAAATTAGGAAGTCTAGTTTCTACTTTCTGCAATAAATAATGAGAGGATTTTGGTGGGTTTAgtgagaaaagaagaaagaagagaagaatgGAGGGTCAGCAACCATGGAAGCCAAGGTTGTCGTTCAGGATCGCCACCATTTTTTTGTGCTTCATCAATGTGGTCACTGCCCTTTTCTTGCTTCAGGGCTTTCTCTCTTCTGCTTCTTCCCGTTCCAAAATTTCCACCTCTCAACTTAATTCAGGTATCTATCTTTCTCTATGTGCCGCAAAGATTTCTGAAAAGAAACCATCTTTGGTACTTGGGTACTCTAGATATTTGCTAATCTTGCTAACCCACAATCGGATTTTCATATCTTTGGTTGAATTTGTGAACCGTGATTGATTAAAGTTGTGGGTTTTGTTTTGTTCATTCGTGCTGATTTTAGTTCTTGACATTTtctttttgtttggatgaattggAAATTTGGGTGCTTTTTGTTGGATTCTGAAATTTTCTTACCCGTCGCTTATTAAGTGTCTGTAATTGAGTAAAACTTGGTCCTAGTCTAGAAATGAATGTTGGGATTTAACAAAAGCTAGAATTTAAGTTATGAAGGAAACATTTCTTTCTATCCTGTAAATCCAATTCATGGAGTTTTGGTTATGGTTTCATCCATCAAATGTGTCAAAATTTTGATTTGTTTGTTGTATATTTTGAAATAGAATAATGTTCGAGTGTCTGAAGGCTAGTCATGGAGTTTCATTGCTCTAAAACAAATAAAGTAATGTAAGATGATGATTATGAATTTATTACTGGAAAAAAGCCACTAAATGAACATCATGTCATTTGAATGACTTGACGCGTTCAGCATTTTAAGTTCACTCTTTGGAAGAACAAGGATGCCTCCATTATAACAGGAGTAAATATCTAATTCCAACCATGATATGGCATTTCATAACTCACTGTTTGTGACATGCTGAATTTGAAAATTATGATGTATTCTCAATTTTAGTTGTAAATTCTATGATCATTGCTTATGTATGTCGCCATTGAGAACTTGGTTTACTGATTAAACTAGGTTCTAACGCAAGTTTCCAACTGCAGCTCAACTCAGATACATCAGGGAATGCGAAGAAATTCGTCTTGCTATGCAACCCTTGGAACTGATTAAAAGAGTATGGCATCAGCTTATAGTTTATTTTTCCTTGTTAAAATTTTGTTTGCATTTTGCTAGTTGCCAACTGTATGCCTAGACTCTTTTCTTTAATAGTTCTAGTGGTATGCCAATAGGTgggaaaatattaatataaatatatatatttatgtttagttTCAATTATCATGAAATAATTCTCTTTGTGGGAATTCAATGACATAATGTCTTCTGCATTGATGCGAATTGTTCTTGCTTTTTTAGGTAAAAGAAATTCAGCAAGAAGCATATGCCGAACCAGAATCTGTCGAACAGAAGGAAGCAAAGCAAACTGCAGCAGCTGATCTTTCTAAAAGATTGAAGGATTTTCGTTCCATTAATGATGCAAATAGCTTGAAAGGTTAGCATCAGTTTCTTTGCATAACAATATTCCCCCGAATTCGAAAgaatgaattaataaataatcaaggccaccatcaatatcagtcctaAGATTATTGATATGTACTCTATGATCTTTACTTCATGGGATGAGGACATCATGTTAAAATTGTTAGGTGAGATTTTTTCTTCTTTCAGATATATTATTAAGTATTTGATAGCAGTACTGCTAAATTTTTGCACTAGGCTTGGTTCAATTTATTTGGTGCTGATCTAAAGTCAATAACTCTTACATCATATTTGAACTTGTAAATTAGGATATTTATCATAAAGTTTGATTTGAGTACAATATTGTGCATTCATCCTTGTCTAGCAAACCTCTCCTTGTAAAGTTTTCTTGTAAaatctcaacaatatatcatcaTATGTTTCAAAAGTCTTATGGGATTCTCATGTTGTTTGCTTGTGTGTGTTGAGATTTTATCTTTGAGTaattgagtaatgatatgtgcatccAAAATATACATTCAAATATTACACGTGTCACCGCTTTTTAAAATAGTAGTCCcagttttaataaatatgatcGGTTAAATTAAACTGCAACattactgtgtgtaatgtttgaggACATATTTTTGGTGTACATATCATTAGTCATTATCTTTTACCTTTTCTTATGGTAAAGAAAACGGTAgatattttcaattattgtttatcCGTTCAAATTGATTATGTATACTGATTTCACATTGTGTAATGTTTTGTCAGCTTTGGAGGAGTGGCGTAAACGGAAGATGGAAAGAGCAAGACTTCGTCAACTGGAAAAAAATGGAACATTATCCTCTTAAACTTTACAGAAGAATATATCAACTAGAGAAAAATGGAACATTATCCTCTTAAGCTTTACAGAAGAATATCTTACTACTAATCATGTTGATTCTCCAAATTGTATGaaacttctttttttctttttctttttgaagggttCTTTTTTCCTTCTGGTATACATGTATATAACACAGCACTGACTTGAGAAACAAGTCCatgaaacaattaaaaatgcTCTTCTTTTTTCGTTTAGTTACAGAATCTTAAGACTTTACTTCTCTCATCTTTATTTCCCTTTGTAGACCATCTCCAACCCAAATTTTTCTTTAAATCAACTTTAGCTTCATTTTACCAATTTTATTACATTAAATTACTATTTCATCTCCAATCTATTACTTCAAAaaagaatattatttttaatcatcaataatcaatatatattaatattaataaaaatatttaaacaataattctTTTATAAAATAACCATTATATAATAATTTAGTTTGACTTTAAATAAATAGTGTCATATTTATTAGTgaagtaaaaaatatatttctttattttgaAGATAAAGTTGAAGAGTGGTTGGAGAATGATTTTAACTTCAAAATAAAGTTAAAGCGAATTTAAAGGCAAAGTTGGAGATGCCGGTAGGTTAGGTTAGCTATTACTTATCTCTTGTTAAACAACATTAGTTAGATAAGTTGGTGGCTTTGCTTTTTCTTTTCAATAATTTCTCCTAATTTCCTTTCAAAAGTTGGATATATATAGAATAAAAGTTTAGCAATGGCTTTAAACTTTCATCTCAATATCTTGAAAACTATGTTATAATTTTCTATGAAAAAGATATTACATTGCCAAGAATGAAACAT
It encodes the following:
- the LOC133819686 gene encoding uncharacterized protein LOC133819686 — translated: MEGQQPWKPRLSFRIATIFLCFINVVTALFLLQGFLSSASSRSKISTSQLNSAQLRYIRECEEIRLAMQPLELIKRVKEIQQEAYAEPESVEQKEAKQTAAADLSKRLKDFRSINDANSLKALEEWRKRKMERARLRQLEKNGTLSS